The following coding sequences are from one Odontesthes bonariensis isolate fOdoBon6 chromosome 10, fOdoBon6.hap1, whole genome shotgun sequence window:
- the pm20d1.2 gene encoding N-fatty-acyl-amino acid synthase/hydrolase PM20D1.2, whose protein sequence is MTNISACTQPQDEFRCHNRHVKMSDSKFKIFKFAKIIISSLLIAVLVLFTAASIRTLSLDVNVGLQLSHWEKTNNISLVIDLHQREELLANFKEAIRIPTVSFSETEINTTALREFDSLLRKAFPTVFSSSLVHHELVANYSHLFWVQGSQPDLVPYLLLAHIDVVPATESDGWEAPPFSAQEIDGFIYGRGTIDDKSPVMGILQALDYLLIKGYAPRRGFYIGLGHDEEVSGYNGAINIVRVLKQRGAKLSFVLDEGLAVLDGVISGLEGPAALIGLSEKGSANVKLSVSMAPGHSSMPPRESSIGILAAAVKRLEDNPMPRLFGQGPERDTFEHLAHKFKLPVKFVMSNLWLFSPLLGRVLERKPDTNAFVRTTTAVTMFNAGVKVNIIPSHAEAYVNLRIHSAHSLQEVLDLIQATVGDQRVKIELIDGFDPLPVSSSDEKSFGYQIIKKTVLDMFPTVTVAPGICIGNTDSRHFKDLTNDIYRFAPVWFKPGDAQRFHGINERISKKNYEELVVFYFNLFQNCDIQKLPEPHSSVHEL, encoded by the exons ATgacaaacatttcagcctgcACACAGCCACAGGACGAGTTCCGCTGTCACAACAGGCACGTTAAAATGTCAGATTCAAAGTTCAAAATATTCAAATTTGCAAAGATTATCATTAGCAGCTTGCTTATCGCAGTATTAGTGCTATTCACAGCGGCATCCATCAGGACTCTCTCGCTGGACGTGAATGTCGGACTTCAACTCTCACACTGGGAAAAGACGAATAACATTTCGCTTGTCATAGACCTACATCAGAGAGAGGAGCTGCTCGCGAATTTTAAAG AGGCTATCAGGATCCCCACGGTGTCATTCTCTGAGACGGAGATCAACACCACCGCGCTGCGTGAATTTGACAGCCTGCTCCGTAAAG CCTTCCCTACAGTTTTCTCTTCGAGCTTGGTTCATCACGAGCTGGTTGCTAATTACAGCCACCTGTTTTGGGTGCAAGGATCACAGCCTGACTTGGTGCCATACCTGCTGCTGGCCCACATTGATGTAGTACCTGCCACAGAGTCCGACGGCTGGGAGGCCCCACCATTTTCTGCCCAAGAGATAGATGGCTTCATCTACGGTAGAGGGACCATAGACGACAAGAGCCCTGTAATG GGAATACTTCAAGCGCTGGATTACTTGCTGATCAAAGGCTACGCTCCACGCAGGGGATTTTACATTGGTCTAGGTCACGATGAAGAA GTCAGCGGTTACAATGGGGCGATAAACATCGTGCGCGTGCTGAAGCAACGTGGCGCGAAGCTGTCCTTCGTACTGGATGAAGGCCTGGCTGTGCTCGACGGAGTCATCAGTGGTCTTGAAGGACCTGCTGCCTT AATTGGGCTAAGTGAAAAAGGCTCAGCCAATGTGAAGCTTAGTGTATCTATGGCTCCTGGTCACTCCTCAATGCCTCCCAGGGAGTCCAGCATCGGGATCTTGGCTGCAGCGGTTAAAAG ACTCGAGGATAACCCCATGCCGAGGTTATTTGGTCAGGGGCCCGAACGTGACACCTTTGAGCATCTGGCCCACAAA TTCAAACTCCCAGTGAAGTTTGTCATGTCAAATTTATGGCTGTTCTCCCCACTTCTTGGCAG GGTACTCGAAAGAAAACCAGACACTAATGCTTTTGTGAGGACAACCACAGCAGTCACCATGTTTAATGCAGGAGTTAAG GTGAATATCATTCCCTCCCACGCTGAAGCTTATGTAAATCTGCGGATCCACTCTGCACATTCATTACAAGAG GTGCTGGACCTCATCCAGGCTACAGTCGGAGACCAGCGAGTGAAAATAGAACTCATTGATGGATTCGACCCTCTACCCGTCAGCTCCTCTGATGAGAAGTCCTTTGGCTATCAGATCATTAAGAAAACTGTGTTGGACATGTTTCCAACAGTCACGGTTGCTCCAG GTATCTGTATCGGGAACACGGACAGTCGACACTTCAAAGACCTGACCAACGACATTTACCGTTTCGCTCCTGTCTGGTTTAAACCAGGTGATGCTCAGAG GTTTCACGGCATTAATGAAAGGATTTCCAAAAAGAACTACGAGGAGCTCGTTGTATTTTACTTCAATCTGTTCCAAAACTGTGACATTCAGAAGCTCCCGGAGCCACACAGCTCTGTTCATGAACTCTGA